Proteins from one Puntigrus tetrazona isolate hp1 chromosome 10, ASM1883169v1, whole genome shotgun sequence genomic window:
- the robo4 gene encoding roundabout homolog 1 isoform X2 gives MKFDVTRKMTRHFIKIFWVLGIICDTEGSRPVLDSSLPRIVHHPSDVVVRVGSPATLSCRAEGNPEPTIQWLRNGQPLDTDKMDAQSQPIVLPEGSLFFFSVIPGRKSQSHEAVYACVARNSAGVAMSRNASLHIAALREEFRVQPSDVEVAVDEVAVINCSPPVGHPEPNVTWRKDGILINSSNEHFTELNGKLIIAPAQKNDSGVYSCIASNTVGVRESQAARLSVLAKPVLLSKPEDVSVQLGASAQFFCEADGDPMPSVEWRREKGPLPNGRYLINPDHSLQIHYVTAQDMGRYTCTAENKLGVSVASAQLLVEDVGSTRLRDLHKELSALRVSLENVTVMSTASNMSQVMWKLQSSMSQPHYLEGFEVLYRSLLPASSDWTAQRVPQPGFHTHVGPLKRGYKYEFKVRPYGSSLYGRESNTRHLRVPEIVPSAPPQDVSITMPTDRNDTVHLSWKPPPHDTHNGIIQGYQVWCVESEEQNSFNWTVDSGTHSIEMSTLQPGKLFWVTVAAVNGAGVGVQSDPYKLLIESKQEATPYQTGILSMSHFLAVIKEPVFIGSAGTLLWCVLMIAAVFLYKRHVRPTNLGGKHSGLYRLESEDLIIKHRMAAPDSPWISGGWRPDSSEPKQGLWTPSQENSGFRRTTLPITAKKDTNPLRSAVPIVPDNCGVYGTFYVDLTGNGLKTFNSPGRCPRMPHGKSQLHNSETVRITEPVVKTAVVREVQALPWKRALPAQPNMGVLKESWEKHYKRELHAVKSAPLTSASQQALAVCSAPSNHQQRFSQHPAGGVSEPVKPLGSPRILHYSASLQLVDMLPSPPPLPIEDNHSLSSEDESTRSTKLTVDIGSQQSVCAASGLQGPSTVTTGCPTHHSPAQPSPTYSHLSTASFCLSTDDYQDTTLSTQGHTQYMEISPKTQGQSASHQSSPSMPRPFSPTPTFGYICGPADREMDDEQESQAVGLRRATLRSTPSSCCSEWEGSLWNGWGSVSESNATSARTSIISSSDCSFINDANFARVLAMTAESMSGTLSDFSPPASPLSVLFPPRECFGEVEPLPVWDWSTVWVEEMEAQFKASREARRTATSSRHSGIEHWKGHLETTSHR, from the exons ATGAAGTTCGACGTCACACGTAAAATGACGAGACACTTTATCAAGATCTTTTGGGTTTTGGGGATTATATGTGATACTGAAG GTTCCAGGCCTGTTTTAGATAGCAGCCTGCCCCGTATCGTCCACCATCCCTCTGATGTGGTGGTCCGGGTGGGCAGTCCAGCCACACTGTCCTGCAGGGCAGAAGGCAACCCTGAGCCCACCATCCAGTGGCTCAGAAATGGCCAGCCTCTTGACACGGACAAGATGGATGCGCAATCACAGCCTATCGTTTTACCAGAAGGAAGTTTGTTCTTCTTCAGTGTCATCCCTGGCCGAAAGAGTCAGTCCCATGAAGCGGTGTACGCCTGTGTGGCCCGCAACAGCGCTGGGGTCGCGATGAGCAGAAATGCCTCTCTTCATATAGCAG CACTGCGAGAAGAGTTCCGTGTGCAGCCCAGTGATGTGGAGGTGGCGGTTGATGAGGTGGCTGTGATAAACTGCAGCCCGCCTGTTGGACATCCTGAGCCCAACGTAACCTGGAGGAAAGACGGGATCCTGATCAACAGCAGCAATGAACATTTCACT GAACTGAATGGTAAACTGATCATTGCACCAGCCCAGAAGAATGACTCTGGAGTTTACAGCTGTATAGCCTCAAACACAGTTGGAGTGAGAGAGAGCCAAGCGGCTCGGCTGTCTGTATTAG CAAAGCCAGTGTTACTGAGTAAACCAGAGGATGTTTCAGTGCAGCTTGGAGCATCTGCACAGTTTTTCTGTGAGGCCGACGGAGACCCCATGCCTTCTGTAGAGTGGAGACGAGAAAAAGGACCCCTACCTAATGGCAG ATATTTAATCAACCCTGACCACAGTCTGCAAATCCACTATGTGACGGCTCAGGACATGGGCAGGTACACCTGTACTGCAGAAAATAAGCTTGGGGTGTCTGTGGCCAGCGCACAGCTTCTTGTAGAAG ACGTAGGAAGCACCAGACTGAGAGATCTACACAAGGAGCTATCTGCCTTACGCGTCAGCCTGGAGAACGTCACAGTAATGAGTACTGCCTCCAACATGTCTCAAGTCATGTGGAAG TTGCAGTCGTCTATGTCACAGCCTCATTATCTTGAAGGCTTTGAGGTGCTGTATCGCTCTCTCCTGCCGGCCAGCTCAGACTGGACAGCTCAAAGGGTTCCTCAGCCAGGCTTTCACACACATGTGGGACCTCTCAAGAGAGGCTACAAGTATGAGTTCAAAGTCCGACCCTACGGCAGCAGCCTGTATGGCAGGGAGAGCAACACCAGACACTTACGAGTGCCAGAGATAG TCCCCAGCGCACCACCTCAGGATGTATCCATAACAATGCCCACTGACCGAAATGACACCGTGCACCTCAGCTGGAAGCCTCCACCTCATGACACTCACAATGGAATCATTCAGGGATATCAG GTTTGGTGTGTGGAGTCAGAGGAACAGAATTCGTTTAACTGGACAGTGGACAGTGGTACACACAGCATTGAGATGAGCACATTACAGCCTGGAAAGCTGTTCTGGGTCACTGTGGCTGCCGTTAACGGGGCGGGAGTGGGGGTCCAAAGTGACCCGTATAAACTGCTCATAG AGTCGAAGCAGGAAGCGACCCCGTATCAGACAGGCATACTCAGTATGTCTCATTTCCTCGCTGTGATTAAAGAGCCGGTATTCATTGGCAGCGCTGGCACCCTCCTGTGGTGTGTTTTGATGATTGCTGCGGTGTTTTTGTACAAGAGACATGTCAGACCCAccaacctgggagggaaacactCAG GCTTATATAGACTGGAAAGTGAAGATCTTATCATCAAACACAG AATGGCAGCACCAGACTCTCCGTGGATCTCGGGAGGCTGGAGGCCAGACTCCAGTGAGCCCAAGCAGGGCCTTTGGACCCCGAGTCAAGAGAACTCTGGTTTTCGGAGGACCA CTCTGCCCATTACGGCTAAAAAGGACACCAACCCCCTGCGGTCAGCCGTCCCGATTGTACCAGACAATTGTGGCGTCTATGGCACCTTTTATGTGGATCTGACCGGTAACGGACTAAAGACGTTTAATAGTCCAGGTCGCTGTCCCAGAATGCCTCATGGCAAATCTCAGCTGCATAACTCTGAGACCGTACGGATCACCGAACCCGTCGTCAAAACTGCCGTCGTGAGGGAAGTGCAGGCGTTGCCATGGAAACGTGCCCTCCCTGCCCAGCCCAACATGGGAGTTCTGAAAGAATCGTGGGAGAAACATTACAAGCGTG AGCTGCATGCGGTAAAAAGTGCCCCTTTAACAAGTGCGAGTCAACAAGCACTCGCAGTATGCAGTGCACCGAGTAACCATCAGCAAAGATTCAGTCAGCACCCTGCAG GTGGTGTATCAGAGCCTGTGAAGCCGCTGGGTTCTCCACGCATACTGCACTACTCTGCTTCTCTGCAGCTGGTGGACATGTTACCCAGCCCTCCGCCTCTTCCCATAGAGGACAACCACAGCCTCAGCTCAGAAGACGA ATCTACCAGATCCACCAAATTGACAGTGGACATCGGCTCTCAGCAGTCTGTGTGTGCTGCCTCCGGGCTCCAGGGTCCCTCCACGGTTACTACAGGCTGTCCAACCCACCACAGCCCAGCACAGCCAAGCCCGACCTACAGCCACCTATCCACGGCCTCCTTCTGCCTCTCCACTGACGACTACCAGGACACCACGCTCAGCACTCAGGGCCACACTCAATACATGGAGATCAGCCCCAAAACACAAGGGCAAAG TGCGTCCCACCAAAGTTCTCCTTCAATGCCACGTCCGTTCTCTCCCACGCCCACGTTTGGTTACATCTGTGGGCCTGCCGACCGGGAGATGGATGACGAGCAAGAGTCTCAGGCAGTCGGCCTCAGGAGAGCCACACTGAGGAGCACGCCCTCATCTTGCTGCAGCGAATGGGAGGGTTCGTTGTGGAACGGCTGGGGGTCGGTGTCCGAAAGCAATGCGACAAGCGCCCGAACCAGTATCATCAGCTCCTCTGATTGCTCGTTCATAAACGATGCGAACTTTGCCCGTGTCCTGGCTATGACAGCTGAATCCATGAGCGGTACTTTATCAG ATTTCTCCCCGCCTGCATCCCCCCTCAGTGTTCTGTTCCCCCCTCGAGAGTGTTTTGGAGAGGTGGAGCCCCTGCCCGTGTGGGACTGGAGCACCGTGTGGGTGGAGGAGATGGAGGCCCAGTTTAAAGCCTCCAGAGAGGCCAGAAGAACCGCCACATCTAGCCGACACTCAGGCATTGAGCACTGGAAAGGACATCTGGAGACCACCTCGCACCGATGA
- the robo4 gene encoding roundabout homolog 1 isoform X1: MQVSAWMLWVAWLCTWSEAARQCACPPEEQVTQRSERSEGRGHLRHRMAHQRATHRDRAHRRKGSRPVLDSSLPRIVHHPSDVVVRVGSPATLSCRAEGNPEPTIQWLRNGQPLDTDKMDAQSQPIVLPEGSLFFFSVIPGRKSQSHEAVYACVARNSAGVAMSRNASLHIAALREEFRVQPSDVEVAVDEVAVINCSPPVGHPEPNVTWRKDGILINSSNEHFTELNGKLIIAPAQKNDSGVYSCIASNTVGVRESQAARLSVLAKPVLLSKPEDVSVQLGASAQFFCEADGDPMPSVEWRREKGPLPNGRYLINPDHSLQIHYVTAQDMGRYTCTAENKLGVSVASAQLLVEDVGSTRLRDLHKELSALRVSLENVTVMSTASNMSQVMWKLQSSMSQPHYLEGFEVLYRSLLPASSDWTAQRVPQPGFHTHVGPLKRGYKYEFKVRPYGSSLYGRESNTRHLRVPEIVPSAPPQDVSITMPTDRNDTVHLSWKPPPHDTHNGIIQGYQVWCVESEEQNSFNWTVDSGTHSIEMSTLQPGKLFWVTVAAVNGAGVGVQSDPYKLLIESKQEATPYQTGILSMSHFLAVIKEPVFIGSAGTLLWCVLMIAAVFLYKRHVRPTNLGGKHSGLYRLESEDLIIKHRMAAPDSPWISGGWRPDSSEPKQGLWTPSQENSGFRRTTLPITAKKDTNPLRSAVPIVPDNCGVYGTFYVDLTGNGLKTFNSPGRCPRMPHGKSQLHNSETVRITEPVVKTAVVREVQALPWKRALPAQPNMGVLKESWEKHYKRELHAVKSAPLTSASQQALAVCSAPSNHQQRFSQHPAGGVSEPVKPLGSPRILHYSASLQLVDMLPSPPPLPIEDNHSLSSEDESTRSTKLTVDIGSQQSVCAASGLQGPSTVTTGCPTHHSPAQPSPTYSHLSTASFCLSTDDYQDTTLSTQGHTQYMEISPKTQGQSASHQSSPSMPRPFSPTPTFGYICGPADREMDDEQESQAVGLRRATLRSTPSSCCSEWEGSLWNGWGSVSESNATSARTSIISSSDCSFINDANFARVLAMTAESMSGTLSDFSPPASPLSVLFPPRECFGEVEPLPVWDWSTVWVEEMEAQFKASREARRTATSSRHSGIEHWKGHLETTSHR, from the exons GTTCCAGGCCTGTTTTAGATAGCAGCCTGCCCCGTATCGTCCACCATCCCTCTGATGTGGTGGTCCGGGTGGGCAGTCCAGCCACACTGTCCTGCAGGGCAGAAGGCAACCCTGAGCCCACCATCCAGTGGCTCAGAAATGGCCAGCCTCTTGACACGGACAAGATGGATGCGCAATCACAGCCTATCGTTTTACCAGAAGGAAGTTTGTTCTTCTTCAGTGTCATCCCTGGCCGAAAGAGTCAGTCCCATGAAGCGGTGTACGCCTGTGTGGCCCGCAACAGCGCTGGGGTCGCGATGAGCAGAAATGCCTCTCTTCATATAGCAG CACTGCGAGAAGAGTTCCGTGTGCAGCCCAGTGATGTGGAGGTGGCGGTTGATGAGGTGGCTGTGATAAACTGCAGCCCGCCTGTTGGACATCCTGAGCCCAACGTAACCTGGAGGAAAGACGGGATCCTGATCAACAGCAGCAATGAACATTTCACT GAACTGAATGGTAAACTGATCATTGCACCAGCCCAGAAGAATGACTCTGGAGTTTACAGCTGTATAGCCTCAAACACAGTTGGAGTGAGAGAGAGCCAAGCGGCTCGGCTGTCTGTATTAG CAAAGCCAGTGTTACTGAGTAAACCAGAGGATGTTTCAGTGCAGCTTGGAGCATCTGCACAGTTTTTCTGTGAGGCCGACGGAGACCCCATGCCTTCTGTAGAGTGGAGACGAGAAAAAGGACCCCTACCTAATGGCAG ATATTTAATCAACCCTGACCACAGTCTGCAAATCCACTATGTGACGGCTCAGGACATGGGCAGGTACACCTGTACTGCAGAAAATAAGCTTGGGGTGTCTGTGGCCAGCGCACAGCTTCTTGTAGAAG ACGTAGGAAGCACCAGACTGAGAGATCTACACAAGGAGCTATCTGCCTTACGCGTCAGCCTGGAGAACGTCACAGTAATGAGTACTGCCTCCAACATGTCTCAAGTCATGTGGAAG TTGCAGTCGTCTATGTCACAGCCTCATTATCTTGAAGGCTTTGAGGTGCTGTATCGCTCTCTCCTGCCGGCCAGCTCAGACTGGACAGCTCAAAGGGTTCCTCAGCCAGGCTTTCACACACATGTGGGACCTCTCAAGAGAGGCTACAAGTATGAGTTCAAAGTCCGACCCTACGGCAGCAGCCTGTATGGCAGGGAGAGCAACACCAGACACTTACGAGTGCCAGAGATAG TCCCCAGCGCACCACCTCAGGATGTATCCATAACAATGCCCACTGACCGAAATGACACCGTGCACCTCAGCTGGAAGCCTCCACCTCATGACACTCACAATGGAATCATTCAGGGATATCAG GTTTGGTGTGTGGAGTCAGAGGAACAGAATTCGTTTAACTGGACAGTGGACAGTGGTACACACAGCATTGAGATGAGCACATTACAGCCTGGAAAGCTGTTCTGGGTCACTGTGGCTGCCGTTAACGGGGCGGGAGTGGGGGTCCAAAGTGACCCGTATAAACTGCTCATAG AGTCGAAGCAGGAAGCGACCCCGTATCAGACAGGCATACTCAGTATGTCTCATTTCCTCGCTGTGATTAAAGAGCCGGTATTCATTGGCAGCGCTGGCACCCTCCTGTGGTGTGTTTTGATGATTGCTGCGGTGTTTTTGTACAAGAGACATGTCAGACCCAccaacctgggagggaaacactCAG GCTTATATAGACTGGAAAGTGAAGATCTTATCATCAAACACAG AATGGCAGCACCAGACTCTCCGTGGATCTCGGGAGGCTGGAGGCCAGACTCCAGTGAGCCCAAGCAGGGCCTTTGGACCCCGAGTCAAGAGAACTCTGGTTTTCGGAGGACCA CTCTGCCCATTACGGCTAAAAAGGACACCAACCCCCTGCGGTCAGCCGTCCCGATTGTACCAGACAATTGTGGCGTCTATGGCACCTTTTATGTGGATCTGACCGGTAACGGACTAAAGACGTTTAATAGTCCAGGTCGCTGTCCCAGAATGCCTCATGGCAAATCTCAGCTGCATAACTCTGAGACCGTACGGATCACCGAACCCGTCGTCAAAACTGCCGTCGTGAGGGAAGTGCAGGCGTTGCCATGGAAACGTGCCCTCCCTGCCCAGCCCAACATGGGAGTTCTGAAAGAATCGTGGGAGAAACATTACAAGCGTG AGCTGCATGCGGTAAAAAGTGCCCCTTTAACAAGTGCGAGTCAACAAGCACTCGCAGTATGCAGTGCACCGAGTAACCATCAGCAAAGATTCAGTCAGCACCCTGCAG GTGGTGTATCAGAGCCTGTGAAGCCGCTGGGTTCTCCACGCATACTGCACTACTCTGCTTCTCTGCAGCTGGTGGACATGTTACCCAGCCCTCCGCCTCTTCCCATAGAGGACAACCACAGCCTCAGCTCAGAAGACGA ATCTACCAGATCCACCAAATTGACAGTGGACATCGGCTCTCAGCAGTCTGTGTGTGCTGCCTCCGGGCTCCAGGGTCCCTCCACGGTTACTACAGGCTGTCCAACCCACCACAGCCCAGCACAGCCAAGCCCGACCTACAGCCACCTATCCACGGCCTCCTTCTGCCTCTCCACTGACGACTACCAGGACACCACGCTCAGCACTCAGGGCCACACTCAATACATGGAGATCAGCCCCAAAACACAAGGGCAAAG TGCGTCCCACCAAAGTTCTCCTTCAATGCCACGTCCGTTCTCTCCCACGCCCACGTTTGGTTACATCTGTGGGCCTGCCGACCGGGAGATGGATGACGAGCAAGAGTCTCAGGCAGTCGGCCTCAGGAGAGCCACACTGAGGAGCACGCCCTCATCTTGCTGCAGCGAATGGGAGGGTTCGTTGTGGAACGGCTGGGGGTCGGTGTCCGAAAGCAATGCGACAAGCGCCCGAACCAGTATCATCAGCTCCTCTGATTGCTCGTTCATAAACGATGCGAACTTTGCCCGTGTCCTGGCTATGACAGCTGAATCCATGAGCGGTACTTTATCAG ATTTCTCCCCGCCTGCATCCCCCCTCAGTGTTCTGTTCCCCCCTCGAGAGTGTTTTGGAGAGGTGGAGCCCCTGCCCGTGTGGGACTGGAGCACCGTGTGGGTGGAGGAGATGGAGGCCCAGTTTAAAGCCTCCAGAGAGGCCAGAAGAACCGCCACATCTAGCCGACACTCAGGCATTGAGCACTGGAAAGGACATCTGGAGACCACCTCGCACCGATGA